A single genomic interval of Brevibacillus brevis harbors:
- a CDS encoding tetraprenyl-beta-curcumene synthase family protein: protein MSELRNPWQLLYRVYRHVQPVLEREFAAWYKRAQAIPNPELRKQAQDSMNSKKFHCQGGCVYAAQVIPYVETIVPLIVAYQTISDYLDNLCDRSTSLDPQDFRQLHVSMQDALTPGAPLRDYYLYREDKDDGGFLVGLVQTCQQHVAQLPAYEKIQAKILEFSCLYSDLQVYKHIAPHLREDHLLTWWDQYKERYHELHWQEFAAVTGSTIGIFALFCLATDPDVGEEQIQNVSEAYFPWLCGLHILLDYLIDLEEDKVGGDLNFVSYYDSERIATERLKLFIEQAKASVKRLPNPAFHRMIVDGLVAFYLADRKVNRSQPHIYTIARQLLKQAKGLPSVLFYVNSLLVRR from the coding sequence GTGAGCGAACTACGTAATCCATGGCAGCTACTTTACCGAGTCTATCGTCATGTGCAACCTGTTCTGGAGCGAGAGTTTGCGGCCTGGTACAAAAGAGCACAGGCGATTCCCAATCCCGAGCTGAGAAAACAGGCACAAGACAGCATGAACTCCAAAAAGTTTCACTGCCAAGGGGGATGCGTTTATGCAGCACAAGTCATCCCGTATGTGGAGACAATTGTTCCGCTGATTGTCGCCTACCAAACAATCAGTGACTACTTGGATAATCTGTGTGATCGCAGCACGTCACTAGATCCGCAAGACTTCCGTCAGCTTCACGTGTCGATGCAGGATGCACTGACACCAGGCGCGCCCTTGCGAGACTATTATTTGTACCGCGAAGATAAGGATGACGGCGGCTTTTTGGTTGGGTTGGTTCAGACCTGTCAACAGCATGTCGCACAATTGCCAGCCTATGAAAAAATCCAGGCAAAGATACTCGAGTTTTCTTGTTTGTATAGCGATTTGCAAGTATACAAGCACATTGCTCCCCATTTACGCGAGGATCACTTGTTGACGTGGTGGGATCAGTACAAAGAACGCTATCACGAGTTGCACTGGCAAGAATTTGCGGCTGTCACAGGCTCGACTATCGGGATATTCGCGCTTTTTTGCTTGGCGACTGATCCAGATGTAGGGGAAGAGCAAATTCAAAACGTAAGTGAAGCTTACTTTCCGTGGCTGTGCGGGTTACATATTTTATTAGACTATTTAATTGACCTGGAAGAAGATAAAGTAGGTGGAGATTTAAACTTCGTGAGCTATTACGATTCGGAACGGATAGCGACTGAGCGCTTGAAGCTTTTTATAGAACAAGCAAAGGCAAGCGTTAAACGCTTGCCAAATCCTGCATTTCACCGTATGATCGTGGACGGGCTAGTCGCGTTTTATCTCGCGGATCGCAAGGTAAATCGGAGCCAGCCACACATTTATACTATCGCTAGACAACTGCTGAAGCAGGCAAAGGGCTTGCCCTCTGTCCTGTTTTATGTGAACAGTTTACTTGTACGGCGATAA
- a CDS encoding YlaF family protein → MNRYQLVTLALAFLVTACLIGVGIAIGEKSPLGILGCIVVAFSLMGFGFSYKRKHMR, encoded by the coding sequence ATGAATCGTTATCAATTGGTAACACTGGCTTTGGCATTTTTGGTAACCGCCTGTCTCATCGGAGTTGGCATTGCCATTGGGGAAAAAAGCCCCCTCGGTATCCTTGGCTGTATCGTTGTTGCCTTCTCGTTGATGGGATTTGGCTTTTCGTACAAGCGCAAGCATATGCGCTAA